From the Streptobacillus felis genome, one window contains:
- a CDS encoding ABC transporter permease has product MEIKKIDVWKILSYILIGLIISPIIYIFINSFKPNSELTNHIFDFLLKEYIINTTLILIPTVIFTLIIGFGLAYFETFYEYKFRSFFRYTNFLSFAIPSYLFAYIYVDFLTGPLHLFLGKYGFNVYIDIANIKGVIFILSISFYPYVYITTRAYMKRISMDLIYSSKLLGQSNFQTLYNIILPLSRPAIITGIMLVIMETLNAFGVPYFFGIRVFSTGIYDSWINNYDLDGANKLSLILIIVVLLFLFIEKLSRRKIKYVFNKNTKIKRKKLIGIKHILVLLFFFSVFLFTLFFPILYIFRWMYLSIGYVYFSDILINTKNTLGILMYSSFFVLFIAIYLTNTNRLDKKKWIINKLSSIGYSIPGSVIAVGFLSIFISIDLLLIKLGITESMTLIKSPIIIIFAYTTRFLSLSYNPIESSIEKNGNSLHESSRLLGMNRLNTFFKVDIFMQKTAIISSFLLLSIEIIKEMPLASMLLSNNTLSIQMKNYASDEELVLVGFPALVLISITLFLISVYNYIDMKGEE; this is encoded by the coding sequence TTGGAAATAAAAAAAATTGATGTTTGGAAAATACTATCATATATTTTAATAGGGCTAATAATTAGCCCTATAATATATATATTTATAAATAGTTTTAAACCTAATAGTGAGTTAACTAATCATATATTTGATTTTCTATTAAAAGAATATATTATTAATACCACATTAATACTAATACCTACAGTAATATTTACTTTAATTATAGGTTTTGGTTTAGCATATTTTGAAACATTTTATGAATATAAATTTAGAAGTTTTTTTAGATATACGAATTTTCTATCATTTGCTATACCCAGTTATTTATTTGCATATATTTATGTTGATTTTTTAACAGGTCCCTTACATTTATTTCTTGGCAAATATGGATTTAATGTATATATTGATATTGCTAATATTAAAGGAGTTATTTTTATACTAAGTATATCTTTTTACCCTTATGTATATATTACTACAAGAGCGTATATGAAAAGAATTTCTATGGATTTAATTTATTCATCTAAACTACTAGGACAAAGTAATTTTCAAACTTTATATAATATAATATTACCATTATCAAGACCTGCTATAATTACAGGGATTATGTTGGTTATTATGGAAACTCTTAATGCTTTTGGTGTGCCATATTTTTTTGGTATTAGAGTTTTTAGTACAGGAATTTATGACAGTTGGATTAATAATTATGATTTAGATGGCGCCAATAAACTATCTTTAATTTTAATTATTGTAGTACTTCTGTTTCTATTTATAGAAAAATTAAGTAGGAGAAAAATAAAATATGTATTTAATAAAAACACAAAAATAAAAAGAAAAAAATTGATAGGTATTAAACATATATTAGTTTTATTATTCTTTTTTTCAGTATTTTTATTTACTTTATTTTTCCCGATATTATATATATTTAGATGGATGTATTTATCTATAGGTTATGTATATTTTTCAGATATATTAATTAATACCAAAAATACATTGGGTATATTAATGTATTCATCTTTTTTTGTCTTATTTATAGCAATTTATTTAACAAATACAAATAGACTTGATAAGAAAAAATGGATAATTAATAAACTTAGTTCTATTGGTTATTCTATACCGGGTTCAGTAATAGCGGTAGGTTTTTTATCTATATTTATTAGTATAGATTTATTGTTAATAAAATTAGGAATTACAGAGAGTATGACTCTTATAAAAAGTCCTATTATAATAATATTTGCATATACTACTAGATTTTTATCACTATCATATAATCCTATTGAATCAAGTATAGAAAAAAATGGTAATAGTTTACATGAAAGTTCAAGATTATTAGGAATGAATAGATTGAATACATTTTTTAAAGTTGATATATTTATGCAAAAAACAGCTATTATTTCTTCTTTCTTATTATTATCAATAGAAATAATAAAAGAAATGCCACTAGCATCTATGCTTTTAAGTAACAATACACTTTCAATACAAATGAAAAATTATGCAAGTGATGAAGAATTAGTGTTGGTTGGTTTTCCAGCTTTAGTTTTAATATCAATAACACTATTTTTAATTAGTGTATATAATTATATAGATATGAAGGGAGAGGAATAG